From the Glycine max cultivar Williams 82 chromosome 11, Glycine_max_v4.0, whole genome shotgun sequence genome, the window TATGAACATATTGATGTGGTGGGAAGATTTTGATGGGAAAGTTCCTGCTCCTGCAATATTAAAGCCAGAACCATTGTGGACAGGGAAGCAAGTTTTCAATCTCATCATTCCTAAACAAATAAATCTAATTAGATATTCTAGCTGGCACAGTGAGAGTGAAAGGGGATCCATAACCCCTGGGGATACCATGGTCAGAATTGAAAAGGGGGAGCTACTTACTGGAACACTTTGCAAAAAGACGCTTGGAACATCTACTGGAAGTCTCATTCATGTGATTTGGTATGCAGCTTCAGTATATAATGGGCTACTTGGTGCTATAACTATCACATGGTCTAGGGAAGGATTACAGGTCTATTGTAGGCTGACTTACCTTTCATTTGCAAGAGGTTGATTCCACAATTAAAACATGTGACATCTTAGTCACATGGAAACAACTCTAACAGTTGCACCAATGCTTTCCTTCAGCTTCAGTATatagtataataaaaattatataaatatttctacCTGAAATTACTAGATGAATTGGATCATGTAATGGTCAATCTACCTATACAGCTCAGCCTCTTCCCAAGGAGAGGGGTTGTTTTCTATTGATCCAAACTTCAACTGTCAAGTAAccttgttaaataattttatattttaatgttatgGAGTGCTATCTGATAAtagttgtgaaactttgtggCTCTGGAAACTGTTTCAATCAGTTCCTTTCTTCTTCGTTTACGTCACTGAAAGTCTACTTGAATACAGGGAAGAGGTTGGCCCTGATGCTGCTCGGAAATTTCTTGGTCATACTCAGTGGCTTGTAAACTACTGGCTTTTGCAGAATGCTTTTAGCATTGGAATTGGTGATACAATTGCTGATGCTTCCACTATGGAAACCATAAATCAGACTATTTCAGCAGCTAAGGAGAAAGTGAAACAACTTATTAGGGAAGCTCAAGAGAAGAAGTTGGAGGCTGAACCTGGTCGGACAATGATGGATTCATTTGAAAATAGAGTGAACCAGGTATTTCATTTGGATTGCTTGTCAcattgttatatttattaaagtttTCTTTTGGGTAAATCTGACGAATTTTCATATTTGACAATTTTAGACTCTAAATAGAGCTCGTGATGATGCTGGAAATAGTGCTCAAAAAAGTTTATCTGAGAGCAACAATCTGAAAGCAATGGTGACAGCTGGTTCCAAAGGAAGTTTTATCAACATTTCTCAAATGACTGCTTGTGTGGGCCAACAAAACGTTGAGGGTAAGCGAATTCCATATGGGTTCATAGACCGTACATTGCCTCACTTCACAAAAGATGATTATGGGCCTGAAAGTCGTGGCTTTGTGGAGAACTCATATCTACGTGGACTTACCCCTCAAGAGTTCTTTTTCCATGCCATGGGTGGTAGGGAAGGTCTTATTGATACTGCAGTGAAGACCTCTGAAACTGGGTACATCCAGAGACGACTTGTGAAGGCTATGGAGGACATCATGGTTAAATATGATGGGACAGTTAGAAACTCTTTGGGAGATGTCATACAATTTCTCTACGGAGAAGATGGTATGGATGCTGTTTGGATTGAAACACAGAAGCTGGATTcccttaaaatgaaaaaaacagaGTTTGACAGGGTGTTTAGGTATGAATTCGATGATGAAAACTGGAAGCCTACTTACATGCTTGAGGAGCCCGTAGAAGACTTAAAAACCATCAGAGAGTTTCGCAATGTGTTTGAGGCTGAAGTTCAAAAGCTTGAAGCTGATAGATATCAACTTGCAACCGAGATAGCCACTACTGGTGACAGTTCTCTGCCACTACCTGTTAACCTGAAGAGACTTATCTGGAATGCTCAGAAGACATTTAAGGTTGACTTCCGAAGGCCATCTGATATGCATCCAATGGAGATTGTGGAAGCCATTGATAAGCTCCAGGAGCGGCTTAAGGTTGTTCCGGGTGAAGATCTCTTGAGTCAAGAAGCTCAGAAGAATGCTACTCTCCTGTTCAATATTCTGCTCCGCAGCACTTTTGCCAGTAAAAGGGTCTTGGAGGAATACCGGCTTTCTCGTGAGGCATTTGAGTGGGTAGTGGGAGAAATAGAATCAAGGTTCTTGCAGTCCCTTGTAGCCTCTGGAGAAATGATTGGCTGTGTGGCAGCACAATCAATTGGTGAACCTGCCACTCAGATGACTCTCAACACTTTCCACTATGCTGGTGTCAGTGCAAAGAATGTTACTCTTGGTGTTCCTAGGTTAAGGGAAATCATTAATGTGGCAAAGAGAATTAAAACGCCTTCTCTGTCTGTGTACTTGAGATCAGATGTTGGTAAGACTAAAGAGAGAGCCAAGAGTGTGCAGTGTGCTTTAGAATATACCACTCTCAGGAGTGTGACTCAAGCTACAGAGGTGTGGTATGATCCAGATCCGATGAGTACAATAATTGAAGAGGACGCTGATTTTGTGAAGTCCTACTATGAAATGCCTGATGAAGAAGTTGCTCTTGAAAAAATTTCACCTTGGTTGCTTCGCATAGAGCTGAATCGTGAAATGATGGTGGATAAGAAGTTGAGTATGGCTGACATTGCAGAGAAGATTAACCTTGAATTTGATGATGATTTGACTTGTATATTTAATGATGACAATGCTGAAAAACTTATTCTTCGTATCCGTATTATGAATGATGAAGCACCCAAGGGTGAGATTCAGGATGAGTCTGCTGAAGATGATgttttcttaaagaaaatagaaagcaACATGCTGACTGAAATGACCTTACGAGGTATCCCAGACATCAATAaggttttcataaaaaatactaaagttCAGAAGTTTGATGAGAATCAAGGTTTTAAGCCTAATGAGGAATGGATGCTTGATACCGAAGGTGTCAACCTTCTAGCTGTGATGTGCCATGAAGATGTTGATGCGACCAGGACCACAAGCAACCACTTGATTGAAGTCATTGAAGTTCTTGGTATTGAGGCAGTTCGGCGAGCTCTTCTGGATGAATTGCGTGTTGTCATTTCTTTTGATGGTTCTTATGTCAATTACAGACATTTGGCTATTCTTTGTGATACCATGACTTATCGAGGGCATTTGATGGCAATTACACGTCATGGTATCAACCGAAATGATACTGGGCCAATGATGAGATGCTCATTTGAAGAAACAGTTGATATTCTGCTTGATGCCGCAGTATATGCTGAGACTGATTACTTGAGGGGAGTCACTGAAAACATAATGTTAGGTCAACTTGCCCCCATTGGCACTGGCGAATGTGCCTTGTATCTTAATGATGAAATGCTGAAAAATGCCATTGAGCTCCAATTGCCTAGTTATATGGATGGTCTTGATTTTGGTATGACTCCTGCCCGTTCCCCAATATCTGGAACTCCATATCATGAAGGCTTGATGTCTCCCAGTTATTTGTTGAGCCCAAATTTACGGCTCTCTCCAACTAGCGATGCACAGTTTTCACCTTATGTTGGTGGGATGGCATTTTCTCCTACTTCATCTCCTGGTTACAGCCCATCATCCCCAGGCTATAGTCCCTCATCACCCGGGTACAGTCCCACTTCACCCGGATACAGCCCCACGTCACCCGGGTACAGTCCCACGTCACCTGGGTACAGTCCCACCTCTCCGACTTATAGTCCTAGCTCTCCGGGATATAGTCCTACAAGTCCAGCTTATTCGCCTACCAGTCCATCCTACTCTCCCACATCACCCAGCTACAGTCCTACATCACCCAGCTACAGCCCTACATCACCCAGCTACAGCCCCACCTCTCCCAGCTACAGCCCCACTTCACCAGCTTACAGCCCCACTTCACCAGCTTACAGCCCCACATCTCCTTCCTATAGTCCGACTTCTCCTTCTTATAGTCCAACTTCACCTTCCTACAGCCCTACATCACCCTCTTACAGTCCAACATCTCCATCATATAGTCCTACATCACCTGCTTACAGCCCCACATCGCCTGGATACAGCCCAACCTCACCCTCATATAGCCCAACCTCGCCATCGTATAGCCCTACTTCCCCTAGTTACAATCCACAGTCAGCAAAGTATAGTCCTTCGTTAGCATATTCTCCAAGCAGTCCGAGATTGTCTCCATCAAGTCCATATAGTCCCACATCACCGAACTATAGGTGAGTAATTCTCtggattttttaatatttattttcggTACTGAATGTGATATACAGAACCTTCAAACACTGGGCTATGCCAAAACAATGAATCTCttctttccctttatttttaagTCAAGAACTTGGGTTTTTGGAGGAACCTCAACCTTTTGCAATAGGAGTTATTTTACTTTGTACATTCCATATTTGCTCAAGTCCTGTGTTTTTCGTTTCTCAATTGCATATTTACTCCTAGCATATGTCTAATTTGTTATTTTCCAGCCCAACGTCGCCATCATATTCCCCAACATCTCcatcttattctccatcaaGCCCAACATACAGTCCCAGCAGGTAAATTAACTTCATTTACTGTCCTGCCTATCCTTTGAACAGTTTATCTCATGTCTGTGACAAGAATAGTAGTAGAATTGTAgacttttttattctcttttctttttatttgttaaaatttaagaGTTTTTAATATGTgacttattcatttttttcccttttatctaGCCCTTATAATTCTGGTGTGAGCCCAGACTATAGCCCAAGTTCGCCCCAATTTAGGTATATGCATATATACACCTCATTCTTTTAACATAATTGTATAGATGGAAGGTATATTGCTGAGCACGGTCTGTGTTATTTGTCTGTTTGATCATTTGCAGTCCCAGTACGGGTTACTCACCAAGTCAACCTGGTTACTCACCATCTTCAACCAGCCAGTACACTCCACAAACTAGTGACAAGGATGATGGAGGCACTCGCTGAGGTAAACTAACAGCTCTGCTGAAGCGCAAATTTATGACTAAAAGTTTTTATCTTATTAGGTGGAGCATTTATGATCTAAATAGTTCAGAAATTCTTCACTGGAGAAATGTTGACTGAAAAAAATTCCTGATTCTCCTCCATCTTCTCCTATTGGTTCAAAATTGTGAAATGAGGGTCTATTTGGCCAAAGTTCTGGTAGTGGCCGGAAACTATCAGATTTCTAGAAATCCccatattttaatgaaaatttgctGTTAATTTTGGAGGGGGGGAAATATGATTTAGATTTTGGACTAGAAAACTTGGGATGGCTGTAAACAAGTGGTATGCATTTGGCATTTTCCTAATGTATTGAGCATGTGAAAAAGTTCTcagtttgaatttttaatagaaaagtACCTAAGTCCGGTGAAAATGTTCAGGACAACTTGAGGCTGGACAGAGGACTTATGCTATGCTGGGATCAGACATTGAGCTGTTCGAGGGCTATTAGTTTGCATTGTATTAATCATCTGTATCATTTGAGTCTCTGTTGACAATGTCTTCGGAACAGTTTGTCGAAGTATGAATTCAAATTCTGCTTTGTACTTGAACCTTTTTTGAGGCATGTGTTGTGATTGGTCATCCTCTTAAATACATTTATTCAACATGTGCATGTAAAGTTTTGAGGATGATATTGATCactataaaaatatacatttgtAATATGTTACATCGGTTCGAATGTTGAACATAAACGATATCCGGACCTACTTATAATATAAGGGGTATAATCTGGTTCATCTTAAATTTGTTCTTTAAATATGCGGCTCTTATGTTATGTAAGGTCATTACATAGGAATTCGGATTCGTTTATGGCTAGGAGCAAATGAGTAAAATGACGCCATTGAACATGCAAGTTAATTATCTCTGCATTTATTCTATAACACTGCTGATACCCCAACCCACCTTTTACGGATAAGGGTTTTCTAGAAATGCAAGAGCCAATTGCGAATAAAGAAATTATGGTTAAATTACTCAGATTTCAGCAAATTACATCTCAAAGAATATTACTACTAAAAATACATCTCATAAAAATACATAGCAGGATGAGAAACCTTAGATTAggcatcaattataattaacataGAACAAATAAAAACCATAAATCGATTTAAAATACAAACCGTAGATTAGAGAGGAAATGCATAGATGAGGAGAGAAAGACTAaccaaaaagaaacaagtgagaGCTCGAGACGATTATTGATCtcttgtttataataattttgtgaTCAATTATCATTTAgaatgaattataaaaaaatttatatctatCATACTCTATAATgataataagtttttaattttaattaatgatttgttaaattaacaatttaataaaataataaatatgataatgaaataaaaaaatattttttttactaacattAACATAACGAATTGACTTTTGGCCATACATATCTATAATATTCGTGAATTGTCATAAATTTCTAGTAtctgaatttaattattactggaggaaaaaaaacattcaataatattgaaatatatgatcatttgtgaaaaaaaaaactataacctTGGGTTGGAGGATCGGTACTCTATCAGCACTTTATGCCTCCTCACACTCATTAAAACATTCTATAATATTGAAAGATATGATCATATGTGAAAAGCTACAACCTTCAGTTTATCAGTACTTGTACTTCATACCTTTTCACATTCCTCAATAACGAAAATTGGTACTTAATTTACTCCAACGCGTTATATTCTTGCATTAAAACTGAACAGTACAAACTTCtcaaaagacaaaaagaaaggaagaaaaaaagaatcatactCTAACGAATTCCAAAATTAAGACCTCATAGATAGGTTGTTTTTTGTTCAGGTAATAACCTCATAGATAGTTTGATACTTTAATTATGCCCAAAATTTCAC encodes:
- the LOC100812506 gene encoding DNA-directed RNA polymerase II subunit RPB1, with the protein product MDIRFPFSPAEVAKVRMVQFGILSPDEIRQMSVVQIEHGETTERGKPKVGGLSDPRLGTIDRKLKCETCTASMAECPGHFGHLELAKPMFHIGFLKTVLTIMRCVCFNCSKILADENDHKFKQALRIRNPKNRLKKILDACKNKSKCEGGDEIDIPGQDTDEPVKKSRGGCGAQQPKITIEGMKMIAEYKAQRKKSDDQEQLPEPVERKQTLSAERVLGVLKRISDEDCQLLGLNPKYARPDWMILQVLPIPPPPVRPSVMMDTSSRSEDDLTHQLAMIIRHNENLKRQERNGSPAHIISEFAQLLQFHIATYFDNELPGLPRATQRSGRPIKSICSRLKAKEGRIRGNLMGKRVDFSARTVITPDPTINIDQLGVPWSIALNLTYPETVTPYNIERLKELVEYGPHPPPGKTGAKYIIRDDGQRLDLRYLKKSSDHHLELGYKVERHLNDGDFVLFNRQPSLHKMSIMGHRIKIMPYSTFRLNLSVTSPYNADFDGDEMNMHVPQSFETRAEVLELMMVPKCIVSPQSNRPVMGIVQDTLLGCRKITKRDTFITKDVFMNILMWWEDFDGKVPAPAILKPEPLWTGKQVFNLIIPKQINLIRYSSWHSESERGSITPGDTMVRIEKGELLTGTLCKKTLGTSTGSLIHVIWEEVGPDAARKFLGHTQWLVNYWLLQNAFSIGIGDTIADASTMETINQTISAAKEKVKQLIREAQEKKLEAEPGRTMMDSFENRVNQTLNRARDDAGNSAQKSLSESNNLKAMVTAGSKGSFINISQMTACVGQQNVEGKRIPYGFIDRTLPHFTKDDYGPESRGFVENSYLRGLTPQEFFFHAMGGREGLIDTAVKTSETGYIQRRLVKAMEDIMVKYDGTVRNSLGDVIQFLYGEDGMDAVWIETQKLDSLKMKKTEFDRVFRYEFDDENWKPTYMLEEPVEDLKTIREFRNVFEAEVQKLEADRYQLATEIATTGDSSLPLPVNLKRLIWNAQKTFKVDFRRPSDMHPMEIVEAIDKLQERLKVVPGEDLLSQEAQKNATLLFNILLRSTFASKRVLEEYRLSREAFEWVVGEIESRFLQSLVASGEMIGCVAAQSIGEPATQMTLNTFHYAGVSAKNVTLGVPRLREIINVAKRIKTPSLSVYLRSDVGKTKERAKSVQCALEYTTLRSVTQATEVWYDPDPMSTIIEEDADFVKSYYEMPDEEVALEKISPWLLRIELNREMMVDKKLSMADIAEKINLEFDDDLTCIFNDDNAEKLILRIRIMNDEAPKGEIQDESAEDDVFLKKIESNMLTEMTLRGIPDINKVFIKNTKVQKFDENQGFKPNEEWMLDTEGVNLLAVMCHEDVDATRTTSNHLIEVIEVLGIEAVRRALLDELRVVISFDGSYVNYRHLAILCDTMTYRGHLMAITRHGINRNDTGPMMRCSFEETVDILLDAAVYAETDYLRGVTENIMLGQLAPIGTGECALYLNDEMLKNAIELQLPSYMDGLDFGMTPARSPISGTPYHEGLMSPSYLLSPNLRLSPTSDAQFSPYVGGMAFSPTSSPGYSPSSPGYSPSSPGYSPTSPGYSPTSPGYSPTSPGYSPTSPTYSPSSPGYSPTSPAYSPTSPSYSPTSPSYSPTSPSYSPTSPSYSPTSPSYSPTSPAYSPTSPAYSPTSPSYSPTSPSYSPTSPSYSPTSPSYSPTSPSYSPTSPAYSPTSPGYSPTSPSYSPTSPSYSPTSPSYNPQSAKYSPSLAYSPSSPRLSPSSPYSPTSPNYSPTSPSYSPTSPSYSPSSPTYSPSSPYNSGVSPDYSPSSPQFSPSTGYSPSQPGYSPSSTSQYTPQTSDKDDGGTR